A stretch of Blautia liquoris DNA encodes these proteins:
- a CDS encoding PTS sugar transporter subunit IIA: MFGKLKGVLGKTKNVVLAPVQGEVCPLSEVKDPTFSTEMLGRGVSIKPERGRIVAPADGVITTLFETKHAVSITTDFGAEILIHVGLDTVKLKGKYFVSYAETDDRVKKGDLLIEFDMDNIKKAGYEVITPVVICNSDRFPNMETTTGQRVKELDEIIRL, translated from the coding sequence ATGTTTGGTAAATTAAAAGGAGTTTTAGGTAAGACAAAAAATGTTGTCTTAGCACCAGTGCAAGGTGAGGTATGTCCTCTTAGCGAGGTAAAGGATCCAACATTTAGTACGGAGATGCTTGGGAGAGGTGTTTCAATAAAACCGGAAAGGGGGAGAATCGTGGCACCGGCGGATGGTGTCATTACAACTCTATTTGAGACGAAACATGCGGTCAGTATTACAACGGATTTCGGTGCAGAGATACTGATACATGTAGGTCTGGATACAGTGAAATTAAAAGGAAAATACTTTGTGTCTTATGCTGAGACAGACGACAGAGTAAAAAAAGGGGACCTGCTGATAGAATTTGATATGGATAATATAAAAAAAGCAGGCTATGAAGTTATTACACCGGTTGTAATCTGTAATTCGGATCGTTTTCCCAATATGGAGACAACAACTGGTCAGAGAGTAAAAGAACTGGATGAAATTATAAGACTATAA
- a CDS encoding glycoside hydrolase family 76 protein produces MERKRNYKETKTSSPTEKVKVLDYDIDFEQIAYDAFTAYIDNFYTHDEEEDVWRFGGFWTGAETFEIVIDAYEHTGDARYKEMIDQIYEGFTKDYKHQEVEGWWGGNDYNDDLMWITIACARSYLATEDTKYLATAKVNFDNTYARAWSDELGGGLFWRADNKTKNACVNGPGAIAACFLGEALDDESYFEKAKNILEWEREVLFDPVTGHIDDNVGLNGGRNSWASTYNQGTFIGASCLLYDHYGKEKYLSDAVLAADYTMIDMYHYGVMNNEESGEDLPGFKGIFTRWLNDLIVNHNQPQYIDWMQYNARTAWNNRNSAGITKTQWGKKTEDSESPSSWDASAATALYQNTPNSKDLIRSAFHPIPAKDFDSVRNITIKTENGMKYVGDIKNGAYTVYHNVDFGNIAPEAVEFQVFLEVAGGSIELHVKSQKGEPAAVLDVTKAQNANKAINNWTNQATKMTTKVTGLQTVYLVYKTEESQSYKLNFFRFLAEN; encoded by the coding sequence ATGGAAAGGAAGCGAAACTATAAGGAAACAAAGACGAGCAGTCCCACAGAGAAGGTGAAAGTACTGGATTATGACATTGACTTTGAACAGATAGCTTATGACGCTTTCACCGCTTATATTGACAACTTCTACACCCACGACGAAGAGGAAGATGTGTGGCGTTTCGGAGGTTTCTGGACAGGAGCCGAGACGTTTGAAATCGTGATTGATGCATATGAACATACCGGGGATGCCCGCTATAAAGAGATGATTGATCAGATCTATGAAGGTTTTACAAAGGATTACAAGCACCAGGAGGTTGAAGGCTGGTGGGGCGGCAATGACTACAATGATGACCTTATGTGGATTACAATTGCCTGTGCAAGATCCTACCTTGCGACGGAAGATACGAAATACCTTGCCACGGCCAAAGTCAATTTTGACAATACTTATGCGAGGGCATGGAGCGACGAGCTGGGAGGCGGACTGTTCTGGCGTGCTGACAACAAGACGAAGAATGCCTGTGTCAATGGTCCCGGGGCGATTGCAGCCTGCTTTCTTGGAGAAGCACTGGATGACGAGAGCTATTTTGAAAAAGCAAAGAATATTCTGGAATGGGAAAGGGAGGTTCTCTTTGATCCTGTGACTGGACACATTGATGACAACGTTGGCCTCAACGGAGGCAGAAACTCGTGGGCATCCACCTATAATCAGGGGACATTTATCGGTGCCAGCTGCCTTCTGTATGATCATTACGGCAAAGAAAAGTATCTGTCAGATGCGGTTTTGGCAGCAGATTACACGATGATTGATATGTATCATTATGGTGTGATGAACAACGAAGAAAGCGGCGAGGATCTTCCTGGTTTTAAGGGGATTTTTACAAGATGGTTAAATGATCTTATCGTCAATCACAATCAGCCTCAATATATCGACTGGATGCAGTACAATGCACGGACAGCCTGGAACAACAGGAACTCAGCAGGAATTACAAAAACCCAGTGGGGAAAAAAGACTGAGGACAGCGAGAGTCCATCTTCCTGGGATGCATCAGCGGCGACAGCTTTGTATCAGAACACGCCGAATTCGAAAGACTTGATTAGAAGTGCGTTCCACCCAATTCCAGCCAAAGATTTTGACTCCGTAAGGAATATCACCATAAAGACCGAGAATGGAATGAAATATGTTGGAGATATTAAAAATGGTGCTTATACGGTCTACCACAACGTGGATTTTGGCAATATAGCTCCTGAAGCTGTGGAATTTCAGGTATTTCTAGAGGTTGCCGGGGGAAGCATCGAACTGCATGTTAAAAGCCAAAAAGGGGAGCCTGCGGCAGTGCTTGATGTGACCAAAGCCCAAAATGCCAACAAAGCCATCAATAACTGGACGAATCAGGCGACAAAGATGACTACAAAGGTCACTGGCCTTCAAACTGTATATCTGGTATACAAAACAGAGGAATCTCAGTCTTATAAATTGAATTTTTTTCGTTTTCTCGCTGAAAATTAG
- the nagE gene encoding N-acetylglucosamine-specific PTS transporter subunit IIBC has protein sequence MMKYLQRLGKSLMLPVATLPIAGILMGIGYAISSTSWGADSVISVFLTKAGGSVIDNLPILFAIGIGIGMAKNNDGAAALAALVSWLMITNLLSSDTVAAMTGAEANMAFDMIENVFIGIIAGIIGSSCYNKFKNTKLPDALAFFSGKRSVALVTAGVSILVSIVLFFAWPFVYGLLVKFGKAIISTKAIGVGIYQFFNRLLIPTGLHHALNSVFWFDVAGINDLGNFWAGSGTYGMTGMYMAGFFPFMMFGIPGAALAMYHTAKDKNKKIAGSLLASAALCSFLTGVTEPLEFSFMFLAPGLYLVHAILAGISGFIVASLPIRAGFNFSGGMIDYVLSFSSPMAQNPLWLIPIGLVFFMLYYVVFRFVITKFDLKTPGREDDESEEAELKLDTDIISGGDYAKVAATILEGLGGKENIADVDNCITRLRIEVKDYTAVDEKKIKSAGVAGIIRPSKTSVQVVIGTQVQHVADEFKKLL, from the coding sequence ATGATGAAATATCTGCAAAGATTAGGGAAATCTTTAATGTTGCCGGTTGCAACCTTGCCAATTGCCGGGATTCTTATGGGTATAGGTTACGCGATTAGCTCAACCAGCTGGGGCGCTGACAGTGTCATCTCCGTGTTTTTGACAAAAGCCGGAGGTTCTGTGATCGACAATTTACCAATTCTGTTTGCTATAGGGATCGGTATTGGAATGGCTAAGAATAATGACGGTGCCGCTGCGCTTGCGGCACTTGTATCCTGGCTTATGATAACGAATTTGCTCTCTAGCGATACGGTAGCAGCCATGACCGGCGCAGAAGCGAACATGGCATTTGATATGATTGAAAATGTCTTTATTGGTATTATTGCTGGTATCATAGGCTCTTCCTGCTATAACAAGTTTAAGAATACAAAGCTTCCGGACGCACTAGCTTTCTTCAGTGGAAAGCGAAGCGTTGCTCTTGTTACGGCGGGTGTTTCTATATTAGTAAGTATTGTATTGTTCTTTGCATGGCCATTTGTATATGGGCTACTGGTGAAGTTTGGAAAAGCAATTATCAGTACTAAGGCCATTGGAGTAGGTATCTATCAGTTCTTTAATCGGCTACTCATACCCACGGGCCTTCATCATGCACTGAATTCTGTATTCTGGTTCGATGTTGCGGGCATCAATGATCTGGGCAATTTTTGGGCAGGCAGTGGTACATATGGTATGACTGGTATGTATATGGCCGGATTTTTCCCCTTTATGATGTTTGGAATTCCCGGGGCAGCGTTGGCAATGTATCACACGGCGAAAGATAAGAATAAAAAGATAGCAGGCAGCTTATTAGCTTCCGCAGCATTATGTTCGTTTCTGACCGGAGTGACAGAACCACTGGAATTTTCTTTTATGTTTCTTGCGCCGGGGCTCTATTTGGTGCATGCGATTCTGGCCGGCATATCAGGATTCATTGTAGCTTCTCTGCCAATAAGAGCCGGGTTTAACTTCAGTGGAGGTATGATCGACTATGTATTAAGCTTTAGCTCGCCGATGGCTCAAAATCCCTTATGGCTGATCCCGATCGGTCTTGTGTTTTTCATGCTGTACTATGTAGTATTTCGCTTTGTCATCACAAAGTTTGATTTAAAAACACCCGGAAGGGAAGATGACGAGAGCGAAGAGGCAGAGTTGAAACTGGATACAGATATAATCTCTGGCGGCGATTATGCAAAGGTGGCGGCTACTATATTAGAAGGTCTTGGGGGAAAAGAAAACATTGCCGATGTGGATAACTGTATCACGAGGCTCCGGATAGAGGTGAAAGACTATACGGCAGTCGATGAAAAGAAAATAAAATCGGCAGGTGTTGCGGGCATTATCCGTCCGAGCAAGACAAGCGTACAGGTGGTGATAGGTACACAGGTACAGCATGTAGCCGATGAATTTAAAAAACTTCTGTAA
- a CDS encoding ABC transporter ATP-binding protein, whose amino-acid sequence MKLVLHHMNRYKRYIFFNILAVFGFAAAELGIPTIVSDLIDNGISQNDTSYVYHKAIILLVVALLGGLGNIVLAYCSSRASTKIVRDMRNDIFRKSQEFSHTEYNKFGVSSMITRTMNDAFVLMQFLNVIFRTALLTPIMMLISMFMVLKTSVSLSMVIGACIPILILGIYQIAKTSSPISARQQKGMDRLNRISRENLTGVRVIRAFCKDHYESKRFADANEDYAGNAKKLFKLMSVTQPAFFLLLNLGVIVVYVISSRMINVGTLQVGQLVAFQEYMFHAMFSMMMFSTVFMMYPRAAISAKRIQELLDEEPLIQNPENPVMDGDGSTSLVFDHVSFQYPDGEAAVLQDISFEAQVGDTIAFIGSTGSGKSTLINLIPRFYDISTGSIKVDGVDVRKYDLKALREKIGFIPQKALLFSGSIRENIRYGKDTASKNELDHSTQIAEAYDFIQEKPKKYDEKVVEGGGNFSGGQRQRLSISRAIVRKPEIYIFDDSFSALDLRTDAALRKNLKPETKEAITLIVAQRVSSIIDATKIIVMNEGRVVGQGTHKELLKTCPIYREIAESQLSKEELGA is encoded by the coding sequence ATGAAGCTGGTGCTACATCACATGAACCGCTACAAGCGGTACATTTTTTTCAACATTCTGGCGGTTTTTGGTTTCGCAGCGGCGGAACTTGGGATTCCAACGATCGTATCCGATCTGATCGACAATGGGATCAGTCAGAATGACACATCTTACGTTTACCACAAGGCAATAATCCTGCTTGTGGTTGCACTATTGGGAGGACTTGGAAACATTGTTCTGGCTTACTGCAGTTCCAGAGCAAGTACGAAAATCGTAAGAGATATGCGAAATGATATCTTTCGGAAATCACAGGAATTCTCTCATACGGAATATAATAAGTTCGGTGTTTCCAGTATGATCACAAGAACAATGAATGATGCATTTGTCCTCATGCAGTTTTTAAATGTCATCTTTCGGACAGCTCTTCTGACACCGATCATGATGCTGATTAGCATGTTTATGGTGTTAAAGACCAGTGTGTCACTATCGATGGTAATCGGCGCCTGTATCCCAATTCTGATTCTGGGAATCTATCAGATTGCCAAAACCAGCAGCCCGATCAGCGCAAGGCAGCAAAAGGGAATGGACCGTCTGAATCGGATTTCGAGAGAGAACCTGACCGGTGTGCGTGTTATCCGTGCTTTTTGCAAGGATCATTATGAATCCAAACGTTTTGCGGATGCCAATGAAGACTACGCAGGGAATGCCAAGAAACTGTTTAAGCTCATGTCTGTCACACAGCCGGCATTTTTCCTGCTCTTAAATCTCGGTGTTATCGTTGTCTACGTCATATCCTCCCGCATGATTAATGTGGGAACTCTGCAGGTCGGACAGCTTGTGGCATTCCAGGAATACATGTTTCACGCAATGTTTTCCATGATGATGTTTTCCACAGTCTTTATGATGTATCCGAGAGCCGCAATCAGTGCAAAGCGTATTCAGGAACTTCTCGATGAAGAACCGCTGATACAGAATCCGGAAAACCCGGTTATGGACGGAGACGGAAGTACATCGCTGGTCTTCGACCACGTATCCTTTCAATATCCAGACGGGGAGGCCGCCGTGCTGCAAGATATTTCCTTCGAAGCACAAGTGGGTGACACGATTGCATTTATCGGGAGCACCGGAAGCGGTAAGAGTACGCTGATCAATCTGATTCCGCGTTTTTATGATATCAGCACTGGTTCAATTAAAGTAGACGGTGTCGATGTTCGTAAGTATGACCTGAAAGCCCTCAGAGAGAAGATTGGATTCATTCCGCAGAAGGCACTGCTGTTCTCCGGAAGCATTAGGGAAAATATCCGCTACGGAAAGGATACGGCCTCGAAAAATGAACTCGATCACTCCACACAGATCGCAGAAGCTTATGATTTCATTCAGGAAAAGCCAAAAAAATATGACGAAAAAGTCGTAGAAGGAGGAGGAAACTTCTCAGGCGGTCAACGTCAGCGGCTCAGCATTTCCAGAGCAATTGTAAGGAAACCCGAGATCTATATCTTCGATGATTCATTCTCCGCCTTGGATCTGAGGACAGATGCCGCGCTGCGAAAAAATCTGAAACCCGAGACAAAAGAAGCAATCACACTGATCGTGGCACAGAGGGTTTCCTCGATCATTGACGCAACGAAAATTATTGTGATGAATGAAGGCCGGGTTGTCGGTCAGGGTACACACAAAGAACTGTTAAAAACCTGCCCGATATATCGGGAAATTGCAGAAAGCCAGTTATCAAAGGAGGAATTAGGAGCATGA
- the licT gene encoding BglG family transcription antiterminator LicT has protein sequence MRVEKVINNNVVSTKDENSREVVVMGKGLGFKAKRGDMIREDRIEKIFHMESQSSVDKFKVLLEKMPLEHIQVTSKIVEHAKKVLNKKLNPNIYITLTDHINFAVERYRQGMMFQNPLVLEVKNFYRQEYLIGKYAVDLIGKELKVALSVDEVVSIALHIVNAEYNTQMSEAIHITKCIPEILDIVEEYFNIRLDKESLHYERFVTHLKFLTQRIVKKELLDNKDKEFEEAIERLYPREFKCAREVKGYIEEHFEYQITEEELAYLTVHIRRVILADQ, from the coding sequence ATGCGGGTTGAGAAAGTAATTAATAATAATGTTGTTAGTACCAAAGATGAAAACAGCCGTGAAGTGGTTGTCATGGGAAAAGGATTAGGGTTTAAAGCAAAGCGGGGAGATATGATTCGAGAAGATCGAATTGAAAAGATATTCCACATGGAAAGCCAGAGCTCAGTAGATAAATTCAAAGTGTTATTAGAAAAAATGCCCTTGGAGCATATACAGGTGACAAGTAAGATCGTGGAACATGCCAAAAAGGTTCTTAATAAAAAACTAAACCCGAATATTTACATTACATTAACCGATCACATCAATTTTGCTGTCGAACGGTATAGGCAGGGCATGATGTTTCAAAATCCTTTAGTATTGGAGGTGAAGAACTTTTATCGTCAGGAATATTTGATTGGGAAATATGCGGTTGACCTGATCGGAAAAGAATTAAAAGTGGCTTTGTCTGTGGACGAAGTTGTCTCAATTGCTCTTCATATTGTAAATGCAGAATATAATACGCAAATGAGTGAGGCAATCCATATTACAAAATGTATTCCCGAAATTCTTGACATTGTAGAGGAGTATTTTAATATTCGGCTGGATAAAGAATCTCTACATTATGAGCGCTTTGTAACTCATTTGAAATTCCTGACCCAGAGAATTGTTAAGAAAGAATTATTAGATAATAAGGACAAAGAATTTGAAGAAGCGATTGAGAGATTATACCCAAGAGAGTTTAAATGTGCCAGAGAAGTAAAAGGTTATATTGAAGAACATTTTGAGTATCAGATTACAGAGGAAGAATTGGCTTACCTGACAGTGCACATCAGACGAGTGATTTTAGCAGATCAATGA
- a CDS encoding ABC transporter ATP-binding protein, whose amino-acid sequence MKKNTGMSRLIPYLKNYKAKIFGAIILIVVVATLNAAAPYIEGMVTTQLFSDVKAGNGVNFAKIAQLIVTLLIVYLVSATSNAFFMFLLTDAIQDAMVDLRNEVEGKIRKLPIAYFDTVPLGDTLSRITNDMETISNALQQSLARIFNAILGLTFAVFMMFRIQWKMALSAMLIIVFSVIISKIIVTKSQPLFTQQQDALGRLNGIVQEKYTGFNEIKLFGKQEDAFEEFKEANSNLCDNGFKAQFISGLMSPLVTLVTYVGIGGIVILGALYVISSVITVGQLQSFIRYIWQVNQPLSEVTQLSAAIQSAVAAIHRVFDFLDEEEEYEDTDYKPLTAPIRGNVVFNDVYFSYTPDKPLIQGLNAKIESGQMVAIVGPTGVGKTTLINLLMRFYDVTGGSIKIDNTDIRQMKREDLRSQFGMVLQDTWLFKGTIGENIAYGKDDATREEIVEAAKIANVHHFIMTLPEGYDMVLNEEADNISQGEKQLLTIARAVLCDPPILILDEATSSVDTRLEQMLQDAMQKIMIGRTSFVIAHRLSTIKNADLILVMKDGNIVELGTHKELLAKKGYYEQLYNSQFAH is encoded by the coding sequence ATGAAAAAGAATACCGGCATGTCAAGGCTGATTCCTTATCTGAAAAATTATAAGGCAAAAATCTTTGGAGCAATTATTCTGATTGTCGTCGTGGCAACATTGAATGCAGCTGCCCCTTACATTGAAGGAATGGTCACAACCCAGCTGTTTTCCGATGTCAAAGCCGGTAACGGTGTCAATTTTGCAAAAATAGCACAGTTGATCGTCACTCTTCTCATCGTCTATCTGGTCAGCGCGACCAGCAACGCGTTCTTTATGTTCTTACTGACGGATGCGATTCAGGATGCGATGGTGGATCTTCGAAATGAAGTAGAAGGAAAGATTCGAAAGCTTCCAATCGCTTATTTTGACACTGTACCGCTGGGCGACACGCTAAGCCGTATCACGAATGATATGGAGACAATCTCAAATGCTCTTCAGCAAAGTCTTGCCCGAATCTTCAACGCAATTTTAGGTCTGACCTTTGCCGTCTTCATGATGTTCCGTATACAGTGGAAAATGGCTCTGTCTGCGATGCTGATCATCGTCTTTTCAGTGATCATATCCAAAATCATTGTCACAAAGTCGCAGCCACTGTTCACCCAACAGCAGGATGCTCTGGGCAGGCTAAACGGTATTGTTCAGGAAAAGTACACCGGATTTAATGAAATCAAGCTTTTTGGAAAGCAGGAGGATGCATTCGAAGAGTTCAAAGAGGCCAATTCAAATCTCTGTGATAATGGTTTTAAAGCACAATTTATCAGTGGTCTGATGTCTCCTCTGGTGACACTGGTCACTTACGTGGGCATTGGAGGGATTGTGATTTTGGGAGCACTCTATGTCATATCCAGCGTCATCACCGTTGGACAACTGCAGTCCTTTATCCGCTATATCTGGCAGGTAAATCAGCCCCTTTCTGAGGTGACACAGCTCTCGGCAGCAATACAGTCCGCCGTAGCAGCCATTCACCGTGTCTTTGATTTTCTTGACGAAGAAGAAGAGTATGAGGACACCGATTACAAGCCTCTCACAGCACCCATTCGTGGAAATGTGGTGTTCAACGATGTCTATTTCTCCTATACACCAGACAAGCCGCTGATCCAGGGTTTAAATGCGAAAATCGAAAGCGGTCAGATGGTCGCAATCGTAGGGCCAACCGGCGTCGGGAAGACAACATTGATCAATCTTCTGATGCGTTTCTATGACGTGACCGGCGGCAGCATCAAGATTGACAACACGGACATCCGCCAGATGAAGCGTGAAGATCTGCGTTCCCAGTTTGGCATGGTCCTCCAGGACACTTGGCTTTTCAAGGGGACGATCGGGGAAAATATCGCGTATGGCAAGGACGATGCGACCAGAGAGGAAATCGTAGAAGCCGCAAAAATTGCAAATGTGCATCATTTCATCATGACGCTGCCGGAAGGTTACGATATGGTGTTAAATGAAGAAGCCGACAACATCTCGCAGGGTGAAAAGCAGCTTCTGACCATCGCCCGTGCCGTCCTTTGCGATCCGCCAATTCTAATCCTTGATGAGGCCACCAGCTCTGTGGATACTCGTCTGGAGCAGATGCTGCAGGATGCGATGCAAAAGATCATGATAGGACGTACTTCCTTCGTCATCGCCCATCGACTGTCGACAATCAAAAATGCTGACCTGATTCTGGTCATGAAAGACGGTAACATTGTGGAACTGGGTACCCATAAAGAATTACTTGCAAAAAAAGGATACTACGAACAGCTGTACAATTCACAGTTCGCCCATTAA
- a CDS encoding cache domain-containing sensor histidine kinase encodes MMRIKSIKSFSARMFLSVFLFVVIPMYILNLVSVKKMENTLQERLSEQVIENISKNEGFVYEQLQDLAYYSTLFVNDKELRERISNSNTQLYENSKYFDQIVERAGILSLETRFPSLNVLLLDKYDRIYSNLPHQQNVQEINETLLNKSKIEHGHVVWDMFGRKELSGEGKESISLARAVLSNGTDGVQIGTIIISISKEDFEKTLMEYSSPGDFVYMCMRDGTVLLNNDRKKEISSSEFSKVYSKIDSSYNGRTQVKISDKNFLVSYYTMRKPWEFNGRAIKVINFTDYDVVRNDIMALTLKIDVTAGILCIMVILILVVLSNWLVKPIKLLTQKMESFDVNTPIVGLDIKRKDEIGKLNESFVRMGNNIHRLFDQLNREHKIREQYHYESLRAQLNPHFIFNTLLNVKSMAKIRGADNIVKCIDAFGNLLSYSMLEEKTLVSLQEEIKNVESYIYVHNCRYPDYAKLRVDVSEDLLDAKMMKFILQPIVENAVVHGYDNKCEELCITIRAWRQEHFLYIHVIDDGVGISKDAADAFESGKKNLDRDKMTKIGLSTVDSCIRMAFGESYGLSLKAGENRGTIVKFILPEISDKEGEAYENGFDCG; translated from the coding sequence ATGATGAGGATAAAATCAATAAAGAGTTTTTCTGCTCGTATGTTTCTGAGTGTCTTTTTGTTTGTTGTGATTCCTATGTATATTCTAAATCTGGTCTCAGTAAAAAAGATGGAGAATACTCTTCAGGAGCGACTTAGTGAGCAGGTAATAGAAAATATTTCTAAAAATGAAGGCTTCGTCTATGAGCAACTACAGGATTTAGCATATTATTCCACCTTATTTGTCAATGATAAAGAATTGAGAGAACGTATCTCGAATTCGAACACACAGCTTTATGAAAATTCGAAATATTTTGATCAGATCGTTGAGCGTGCAGGCATTCTGAGCTTGGAGACTCGATTTCCATCTCTAAACGTTCTGCTTTTAGATAAATACGACCGTATCTATTCAAATCTTCCCCATCAGCAGAATGTGCAGGAAATCAATGAAACACTATTGAATAAAAGTAAAATAGAACATGGTCATGTTGTGTGGGACATGTTTGGAAGAAAAGAATTAAGCGGCGAGGGGAAAGAATCTATATCTCTTGCCAGAGCTGTATTAAGCAATGGAACAGATGGGGTACAGATCGGTACTATAATCATAAGCATAAGTAAAGAGGATTTTGAAAAAACACTGATGGAGTATTCAAGTCCGGGGGATTTTGTTTACATGTGTATGCGAGATGGGACGGTACTTTTAAATAATGACAGGAAGAAGGAGATATCAAGCAGTGAATTTTCAAAGGTATATAGCAAAATTGATTCGTCTTACAATGGCAGAACACAAGTTAAGATATCCGATAAAAATTTTCTCGTTTCTTACTATACGATGAGGAAACCATGGGAATTTAATGGAAGGGCAATAAAAGTTATTAATTTTACCGATTACGATGTAGTAAGAAATGATATTATGGCTCTTACATTGAAGATAGATGTTACTGCAGGAATTTTGTGTATCATGGTGATTTTAATACTAGTTGTGCTCAGCAATTGGCTTGTAAAACCGATAAAGTTATTAACACAAAAAATGGAGTCTTTTGATGTGAACACACCAATAGTGGGCCTCGATATCAAGAGAAAAGATGAAATAGGAAAACTTAATGAATCCTTTGTGAGAATGGGGAATAATATTCATCGTCTGTTTGATCAGCTCAATAGGGAACATAAAATTCGAGAACAGTATCATTATGAATCACTAAGGGCACAGTTAAATCCCCATTTCATTTTTAACACATTACTAAACGTTAAGTCGATGGCAAAAATCCGTGGAGCAGACAATATTGTAAAATGTATTGATGCTTTTGGAAACCTCTTATCCTACAGCATGTTAGAAGAAAAGACGTTAGTTTCTCTTCAGGAGGAGATTAAAAATGTAGAAAGTTATATCTATGTACATAACTGCAGGTATCCCGATTATGCAAAATTGCGAGTCGATGTATCGGAAGATCTTTTAGACGCCAAAATGATGAAGTTCATCTTACAGCCAATTGTAGAAAATGCAGTAGTACATGGTTATGATAATAAATGCGAAGAACTGTGTATTACGATTCGTGCTTGGAGGCAAGAACATTTTCTATATATTCATGTCATAGATGATGGGGTTGGAATATCGAAAGACGCTGCAGATGCGTTCGAATCAGGAAAGAAAAATTTGGACAGAGATAAGATGACAAAGATTGGATTATCTACGGTCGATTCCTGTATCCGGATGGCATTTGGGGAAAGTTATGGCCTGAGCCTGAAAGCAGGGGAAAATAGGGGGACAATTGTGAAATTTATTCTGCCGGAGATATCTGATAAAGAAGGAGAAGCGTATGAGAACGGTTTTGATTGTGGATGA